One Roseimicrobium gellanilyticum genomic window carries:
- a CDS encoding dTDP-4-dehydrorhamnose 3,5-epimerase family protein, with the protein MEREVVAMMMMARAIHSHCHTMHLGLQGSHMPMPDSEDIQDRLIAAAVADSQSVDASGRSTRALVHGVKIRDLTLHTDERGTVCEMFDPRWAWHEDPLVFVYHFTIRPGWVKGWAMHQCHEDRYCLLQGEMKLVMYDARPDSPTHGQVNEIYLSEQRRQLVNVPAGVWHADENIGNKDLMVVNFPTIQYDHAAPDKIRLPLDTDLIPYRFRDVKGEQ; encoded by the coding sequence TTGGAACGCGAAGTCGTTGCCATGATGATGATGGCGAGAGCCATCCATTCCCATTGCCACACCATGCACCTTGGACTACAGGGCTCGCACATGCCCATGCCAGACTCGGAAGACATTCAGGACCGTTTGATTGCCGCTGCCGTAGCGGATTCACAAAGTGTGGATGCAAGTGGGCGGTCCACCCGGGCCCTGGTGCATGGGGTGAAGATTCGCGATCTGACGCTTCACACGGACGAGCGTGGAACAGTTTGTGAGATGTTCGATCCACGCTGGGCCTGGCATGAGGATCCGCTGGTGTTTGTCTATCACTTCACCATCCGCCCCGGCTGGGTGAAGGGCTGGGCCATGCACCAGTGTCATGAGGACCGCTACTGCCTGCTGCAGGGGGAGATGAAACTGGTGATGTATGATGCGCGGCCAGACTCGCCCACGCACGGACAGGTCAACGAGATCTATCTTTCCGAGCAGCGTCGCCAGCTGGTGAATGTACCCGCAGGCGTGTGGCATGCGGATGAAAATATTGGGAACAAGGACCTGATGGTGGTGAATTTCCCCACCATCCAGTATGACCATGCGGCGCCGGACAAGATTCGTCTGCCGCTGGACACGGATTTGA
- a CDS encoding argininosuccinate synthase, which produces MAKQKIVLAYSGGLDTSVLLSWIKDTYDAEMIAFCANIGQEDELKGLEKKAKQTGASKIYIDDLQDEFAADFIYPMMQAGAIYEGQYFLGTSIARPLIAKRMVEIAKKEGATAIGHGATGKGNDQVRFELTTAALAPDLEIIAPWRDERFRNEFPGRAEMIAYCAEKKIPVQASAKKPFSMDRNLLHISYEAGILEDPWFDAGDKKNKDYFTVLSVFPEDAPDKAEYVTLDFVKGNCVAVNGKELSPLKVMQVLNKLGGKHGVGRVDMVENRFVGMKSRGVYETPGGAILHFAHRQIESLTMDREVMHLRDSLIPKYAELVYNGFWYAPERLAIQALVTESQKNVTGTVRVKLFKGGIHAAGRKSPVSLYNPHIATMEADPTKAYNQDDATGFIRLNGLRLRVNSQVNGAKNLGSVGKAK; this is translated from the coding sequence ATGGCCAAACAAAAAATCGTTCTCGCATACTCCGGCGGTCTCGACACCTCCGTGCTCCTCTCCTGGATCAAGGATACCTATGACGCTGAGATGATCGCCTTCTGCGCGAACATCGGCCAGGAAGATGAGCTCAAGGGCCTTGAAAAGAAGGCCAAGCAGACCGGCGCGAGCAAGATCTACATCGACGACCTCCAGGACGAGTTCGCTGCGGACTTCATCTACCCGATGATGCAGGCGGGAGCCATCTATGAAGGCCAGTACTTCCTGGGCACCAGCATTGCGCGCCCGCTCATTGCGAAGCGCATGGTGGAAATCGCCAAGAAGGAAGGCGCTACTGCCATCGGCCACGGCGCCACGGGCAAGGGCAATGACCAGGTGCGCTTCGAGCTCACGACGGCGGCGCTTGCCCCGGATCTCGAAATCATCGCCCCCTGGCGCGATGAGCGCTTCCGCAATGAGTTCCCTGGTCGTGCCGAGATGATTGCCTACTGCGCGGAGAAGAAGATTCCCGTGCAGGCCAGCGCGAAGAAGCCCTTCTCCATGGACCGCAACCTCCTGCACATCTCGTACGAGGCGGGCATCCTGGAAGACCCGTGGTTCGACGCGGGCGACAAGAAGAACAAGGACTACTTCACCGTGCTGTCCGTGTTCCCCGAAGACGCCCCGGACAAGGCCGAGTACGTCACGCTTGATTTCGTGAAGGGCAATTGCGTGGCCGTGAACGGCAAGGAACTGTCCCCGCTCAAGGTCATGCAGGTGCTCAACAAGCTGGGCGGCAAGCACGGTGTGGGCCGCGTGGACATGGTGGAGAACCGCTTCGTGGGCATGAAGAGCCGCGGTGTTTATGAGACCCCCGGCGGCGCCATCCTGCACTTTGCGCATCGCCAGATTGAGAGCCTCACCATGGACCGCGAAGTCATGCACTTGCGTGACAGCTTGATTCCGAAGTATGCCGAGCTCGTGTACAACGGTTTCTGGTATGCGCCGGAGCGCCTCGCCATCCAGGCCCTCGTCACGGAGAGCCAGAAGAACGTCACCGGCACGGTCCGCGTGAAGCTCTTCAAGGGCGGCATCCATGCCGCGGGTCGCAAGTCCCCGGTGAGCCTGTACAACCCGCACATTGCCACGATGGAAGCGGACCCCACCAAGGCCTATAACCAGGACGACGCGACCGGATTCATCCGCCTCAACGGCCTGCGTCTGCGCGTGAACTCCCAGGTGAACGGCGCGAAGAACCTGGGCAGCGTGGGCAAAGCCAAATAG